A DNA window from Panthera tigris isolate Pti1 chromosome X, P.tigris_Pti1_mat1.1, whole genome shotgun sequence contains the following coding sequences:
- the SOWAHD gene encoding ankyrin repeat domain-containing protein SOWAHD, whose amino-acid sequence MAEPRGAANPGRKASLAATALSSRSAAPPRPPRVDPSSLGRYRDHAAAAAASRDLHGSPMLSGTGSGRRRGALWELLGLQGAAPAGWLSEERAEEQSPAGPNGPGGGGGGGGGGGGLCLEPHEHAWILAAAEGRLEVLWEQLEAEPGLLLRCDPITGYTVLHWLAKHGCHEELILVYDFAQRRGLQLDVSASGSGGLTPLHLAALQGHDMVIKVLVGALGADPTRRDYSGHRACHYLRPDAPRSLRELSGAEDWETAGGRGRNNANNNSSGCAAAWTLRRTPSAVGATAVEKNYTPRKEKDYAGSRVAQIQGLFRQIFPFFQDR is encoded by the coding sequence ATGGCCGAGCCCCGAGGGGCCGCGAACCCGGGGCGCAAGGCCTCCCTCGCCGCCACCGCGCTGAGCTCGCGGAGCGCCGCGCCACCCCGCCCCCCGAGAGTGGACCCCAGCAGCCTGGGCAGGTACCGGGACcacgccgccgcggccgccgcctcccGGGACTTGCACGGCTCGCCGATGCTCTCGGGAACGGGCAGCGGCCGCCGGCGCGGAGCGCTGTGGGagctgctggggctgcagggggCGGCCCCCGCCGGCTGGCTGTCGGAGGAGCGCGCCGAGGAGCAGTCCCCGGCCGGGCCGAACGGtccggggggcggcggcggcggcggcggcggcggcggggggctgTGCCTGGAGCCCCACGAGCACGCGTGGATACTGGCGGCCGCCGAGGGCCGCCTTGAGGTGCTGTGGGAGCAGCTGGAAGCCGAGCCCGGGCTGCTGCTGCGGTGCGACCCGATCACGGGCTACACGGTGCTGCACTGGCTGGCCAAGCACGGGTGCCACGAGGAGCTCATCCTGGTGTACGACTTCGCCCAGCGCCGGGGGCTGCAGCTCGACGTGAGCGCCTCGGGCAGCGGCGGCCTCACGCCCCTCCACCTGGCGGCCCTGCAGGGCCACGACATGGTCATCAAGGTGCTGGTGGGCGCCTTGGGGGCTGACCCCACGCGCCGCGACTACAGCGGCCACCGGGCCTGTCACTACCTGCGACCCGACGCGCCGCGGAGCCTGCGGGAGCTGTCGGGGGCCGAGGACTGGGAGACGGCGGGCGGCAGAGGGCGGAACAACGCCAACAACAACAGCAGCGGCTGCGCCGCCGCGTGGACGCTGCGACGGACCCCGAGCGCGGTGGGCGCGACCGCCGTGGAGAAGAACTACACGCCCCGAAAGGAGAAGGACTACGCGGGCAGCCGGGTGGCGCAAATTCAGGGCCTTTTCCGCCAAATATTCCCCTTCTTCCAGGACCGGTGA